CCGGCGCTCGGGTGAGACATGACCGATATCTTCGTCGGACGCCTGATGTCTTCGCCGGTCGAGACGGTCTCGCCCGAGGCCTCCGCACAGCGTGCCGCCCGGGCGATGGTCGAGAACGGGATCGGATCGGTGATCGTCACGGACGAGGCGGACCACGCCGTCGGGATCCTCACGGCGACCGACCTCGTCCGCCTCGGTGCGGAGGGAACCTCGGCGAGCGAGGTGCCCGTCAGCGAGTACATGAGCACGGAGCTGGTGACGACGACGGCGAACGCCTCGATCGAGGAGGCCGCAGACGCCATGATCGAGGAGGGCTTTCACCACCTCCCGGTCGTCGACGAAACCGAGGGCGTCATCGGCATCGTCACGACGACCGACCTGACGGCGTACCTCTCGCGGGCGGAGACGCCGAGCCCGTCGTAGTCGGCTCCCGTCGACCTCTCCTCCGACCTACCGTGACCTGACCGGCAACTCGATTCGTGTCGCGTGCTCGCGCTCGTGATACACCGTGTTCGTCGCCACACGATACGCACGGTCGCCGTAGAGCGGACCACCCGTGTTGGGGTTGACGTCGAAGCGCGGGTAGTTCGACGAGGAGACGTCGAGGCGGATCCGGTGGCCCTCCCCGAACACGTTGGCGGTCGGGTACGGCTCCATCGGGAACTCGTAGACCTCTCCCGGATCGAGGAACTCTGCCTCGCGTCGATACCCACGGTACCGACCCCGACAGATCGAGTCCGAGAGGTTGAGCGCGAACCCCTCCGGGAACTCGGGGTCCGGCGGATACTCGTCGATCAGCTTCGCAGTGAAGTCGGTGTCCGGACCGTCGGTCGATCCCTCCACGACGACGCGGATCGGCCCGACGATCTCGACCGGCGCTTCCAGAGGGGCCGTCCTGAACGCCACGACGTCCGACCGGTGTTCCAGCGGACCGTACGGTGGATCCGCCCCGAACGTCTCCGGCCGCGTGCGCTGGTCGTGGCCGCCGCGTCCGGTGATCGAGAGCGTCGGTCGATCCGCCAGCGGACATTCCTCGATCGACTCTCGCCTGGGCTCGAGCGTGTAGTACGACGAGCAGTTGCCGCCGATCGTCGGGACTGGATCCCTCGGATCGAACTCGTAGGCAGTCGCCGAGTCCTCCGCGTCCGGCCGATTCGATGAGAGCGTACCGTCGCCGTGAGCGTAGTACGTTCTGAACTCGGTACCCGAGAGCGGCCACTCCTCTCCGCTGGCCCACTCGCCGCCGTGGGAGAGCCGACCGCCGGGTGCGAGTCCGCCCTCGCCGGTTCCCATCCGGAAGTAGCTCACGGGGGGCTGGTCTGCCCAGGTGTCTTTCCCCTTCAGGTAGTGATCGAAAAAGCGTAGTCTCGTCTCCAGGTGGTCGATGACCGCCGCTTCTCCGAAGTCCGTCTCGCCCGAGAACGTCCGCGTCCAGGTCGACTGCCCGCCGTGGGTCCACGGCCCCATGATCAGGAACTGGTCGCTCTCCGTCCGTTCACTGAGCGCCGCGAAGTTGTCGACGGTCGCCTTCGCGTAGGAGTCGTACCAGGCCCCCGAGTAGACGGTGGGGACGTCGGCCATCACGTCGTAGTGGCGTGCGAAGTTCAGCGAGGGCGAGTCCCAGAACTCGCTCTCGCCCTCGGTCGTCGCGAAGTCGAAGACGTACCGTTCGTAGTTCGGGAGGTGCGAGAGCGGCGACTGCCCCTCGATCACGGGACCGTTCGCGAGCACGTCGCGGGTGTCGGTGGCGGCCAGCTTCCGACGCAGGTCCGGATCGGAGAGCGCGCGTTGCGCGCCGGGCGCGCCGAGGGTGAGCGCCCAGGTGAGCCATCGGAGTTCGAACGCGCCGTTGTGGCGCAGCGTCGCCTCCCACGCGCTCGCAGCGCCCTGGTTGACGAACATGGCGGCGAGGCCCTCCGGGTCCTGGGTGGCGAGCGCGCTCTGAACCCAGGCCATGTACGAGGTGCCCATCGTCCCGACCTGTCCGTCGCAGTAGGGGCGGTCGGCGAGCCACTCCACCGTGTCCGCCCCGTCCTCGGCCTCGCTTCTGAGTAGGTAGAACTCTCCCTCGCTCGCGTACCGCCCGCGGACGTCCTGGAGCGCGACGACGTAGCCCCGTTCGGCGTAGTACCGCCCCGCGTTCTCGACGCGCTCTCTCGCCCGTTTGTCGTACGGCGTGCGTTCGAGCAGCGCCGGCATCGGCTCCTCCACCGGATCGCCGGTCTCCGGGTCCGCCGGTCGATAGATATCGGTCGAGAGCGAGACGCCGTCGCGGGTCTCGACGCGACGGTCGAACGCGACTGCCGTCCCGTACTCGGGATCGCTGGCCATACGAGACACTCGCTGTGTGCTCCGTTAACTCCCCACCTCGCGGAACGGATCGCCGCGACCTACCCGTAGTGGGTGCGGAACTGCTCGATCTGCGTTTCGAGGGTCGGTCCGATCGCGTCGCGGTTGACGTACGCCCAGTCCTCGCCGTCGAAGAGCGCGACGATCGGACGCTCGGGGTAGGAGCCGACGGGCCAGCGGGCGGTCGTCTCGATCGGGACGTACGCGCCGTCGAGGACGGGCAGTCGTCCCGCGTCCCCGTAGCCGTCGGGAAGGTCCTCGGCACGCACCCCGAGGAAGACGTGATTCGCCAGGAAGACCAGCGCCGTCCTGTAGCCGAACGGTCCCTGCGAGAGGATCCCCGAGAGCAGGTAGGTGGCGTCCTTGCAGTCGGCGAGACAGTCGACGAGCGTCTCCTCGACCGTTCGGTGGTAGTCGTGGGTCCCTTTCACCTCGCTGTCGAGGGCGTACTGGATCGACTGGACGTACCTGACCGCGAGCGCGAACGCCTCGCTCTCGTCGAGCTCCGCTCTCTCGCCCGGTTCGATCGGCTCGTCCATCCGTCGCGTCTCGGTCGCGATCAGCTCCCCGAGTCGTCCCGCGTACCGGTTCGCGGAGGCGTCGGCGAACGACCGGATGTACCCCCGGGGTCGCCGCCGCGAGCGCTCGTAGGCCGACTTCCCGACCGTGTAGTCGAGTCGCCGTCGCCGACCCTCGTCGTCGCGCCAGACGTGCGTCAGTTCGTACCGTCCCTCACCCACCCACCGGAGGCCGTGGTCGAACCTCCCGGACGTCGGAGCGTCCTCGACCGGGGCGTCGGTCACGCCGACGTCTCCCGATCGGACGAGCGGGTCCGACTCACAGAGGTAGGCGGCGTCGGTCCCCCGTTCCAGCTCGATCACGTACCGCCAACGCCCGTTCGTCCGCGGCCGATCGAACCGGAGCGTCACCCGTCCCCTGCTATCGACCACCGGTCCGTCCACCCGCTCGAGCAGGTCGCCGCTTCCCGTCTCGCGACGGCTCCCGACGAGCCGTCCCGCCGGGAGCGATCCGTCCGGGCGAACGTCGACGGTCACCCGGTCGCCGGTCCGAGCGACGACGCTCGCCCCGGAGGGAAGCGTCCCCATCCGGACCTCGGAGGGGGCACGCCGTCTCGCGCTCGCGGCGACCCGGCCGGCACCGATCGTGAGCGCAGCGGCGCCCCCGCCGAGGGTCGCACCGCCCACCCCCGCGAGGCTCGCGAGGAAGCGTCGCCGGTTCATCTCAGACAAAACACCTCATCATATCGGATACGTTATCCGGACCTGCCGATCCCCAGTAATGAACTTTCTGGCAGGGGCTACACCGGCGAAGGGGGACGTCGCTGAACGGGTGACCGGTCGAGAGATGGCCGGCGTGTGCACCGTCCCGAGCGGGGTACGGCTAATACCGACCCGCGCGTACCGTTCGCATGAGTTCTGCGCTCGTCGTGGGTGCCACCGGCTTCGTCGGCCGACACGTCGTCTGGACGCTCCTCGACCACGGCTACGACGTCGCGGCGGCGAGCCGCGGCAGCCACGTGTTTCGGTTCGCCGACCCGGGCGTCGAGGCCGTCACCGTGGACAGGACCGATCCCGAGGCGCTCGCCGCGGTGGCGAGACGCGTCGACCCCGACGTCGTCGTCGACTGCGCGGCGATTCATCCGGAAGACGTCGAGGTGGGAGTCGAGACGTTCGAGGGGGTCGACGCGTACGTCTACGTCTCGAGCGGGGCGGCCTACCGGGGACGAGCGATCCCGAAGCGCGAGGAGGAGTCGCCGCTCCACGAGTGTACCCCGGAGCAGGCCGCAGACGGCTCGATGGCGAGCTACGGCCCCCGCAAGGCCGAGGGCGATCGGATCGTCGCCACGGCCGCCGAACGGGGCGTCGCCGCGACGAGCGTCCGTCCAACGGTCGTCTACGGCCCACAGATCACGGAGGAACGTGCCGACGAGGCGATCGGGACGGCCCCGTGGGAGGACGGGATCCCCGCGTCCTGGGCGCCGGACGTCTCGGGTATCCAGGGCCACCACGACTACTGGATCGACAGGATCCGCCGCTCCGACCGCGTCGTCGTTCCGGGCGACGGGACCGCGATCTGGCACCGGGCGTACGTCGAGGACGTGGCCGAGGCGATCAGGACCGTCGCCGAGCGTGGGCGGCCGGGCGGGGCGTACAACGTCGGCGACCGGCGCGTCTGCACGCTGGAGGACGTCGTCGTCCTGATCGCCGAGGCACTCGACGCCGAGGTCGAGGTCGTCCACGCGAGCCGTCGCGACCTCGCGGGCGTGGGACTCTCGCCCGGTGAGTTCCCTCTCTATCACCACCCGATGACGGGCTACCCGCACGTGCTCGAGACGTGTAAGCTCGCGTCGCTCGGCTGGGAGTCGACGGGGGTCGAGAGAGCGATCGAGCGGACCGTCGCCGAGTGCCTGCGAAGCGGCCGGCCGGGACGCGTCGACGACCCGAGACGGGAGGCCGAAGCGCGCCTGCTCGACCGCCTTAAGACGTAGCGATCGGGCCGCTCCGCGCGGGACGACGCTCAGCCGTAGAACTCGTTTCTGCCCGCCGCACCCGCCCGGCACATCGCGATCGCCCGCTCGAACGCCTCGGGGTAGCACTCGGCCTCGACGGCCGTCGTCCGTCCGTCGACCCGTTCGATCCCGGGCAGGCCGCCCGCGTGCGCCGCGTGGTTCGTCGCCGACCAGTCCGCCTCGATCCGCGTCGGTTCGTCCGGCGCCCTCACCGTGAACTCCCCGGCCCGTTCGACAGCCCTCCTGGCCGCCTCGCGGATCTCACCCTCGCACTCCTCGACCGGCCGACACCGTGCGCTGAAGCGGTCGATCCCCTCCTTCACCGCGACGGTCTCCACCTCCCCGAGTTCCACGCTGGCTTCCGCACAGGTCGCGTCGTCGCCGGTCACGAGGCCGACCGGAACGCCGAGTGCCGCCGCGAACCGGGCGTTCCACCCGAGCTCGCCCACCTCGTCCTCGTCCACGCGAAGCCGGAGCAGTTCGTGTGCGAGGAACGTGTGGTTGAGCACTGCGTTCTCCGTACCCGCCATCGCGTGATAGCCGACGAAGAGGGCGACGTCGTGGTCCCGGCACAGGCCCTCGACCATCGACCGTGGCTTCGTGCTGCCGCGGATCAACGCGGCCCGATCGTCGAGCCGACTCCGATCGAGGTTCCGCATCGTCGAGTGCGCGTCGTTCACCACCACATCGATCGCACCGGCCTCGACCGCGGCGTTCACGTCCCCGTGCAGGAGCTCCTGGCCCGGAGGGTACTCCTCACAGCCCTTCACGACGTCCGCTGCGGTCGCGATACCGCTCACGCCCTCCATGTCCGCGGAGACGAACACTCGCATGCCTCCGCTGCGCACAGGGGTCAAAAAGCTCTATCCCTCGACCTCGGCGAACCGCCGTTCGAGTGCCGTGACGAGCAGCACGGCGGCCAGCCGCGCGGTCGTCCCCGTCGGGTCGTAGCAGGGTGAGACCTCCATCAGGTCGAGCGCGCCGACTCGCTCGTCGGCACCGACAGTCTCCAGTACCCGGAGCGCCTCGTCGGCCGTCAGGCCGCCGGGAACAGGGGTCCCGGTGCCGGGCGCGGCGCTCGGATCCACCGCGTCGACGTCGAACGTGACGTAGACGGAATCCGCTCCCTCGGCAGCCGCGTCGAGCGCTCTTCGCACCGACTCCTCGATCCCTCGCTCGCGTGCCTCCCGGGCGGTCTGGACGTCCATACCCACCTCGTCGGCGAACACGAAGAAGCCGGGCGACTCGTAGCCGCGAAGACCGACCTGTGCGACGCTCGCGTAACCGCCACGATCGCTCCCGGCGATCAGGTTCGTACTCGACCCGTGGAACTCGGTCCCGAAGACGGGGCTCTCGACGACCGTATCCGAGTGGGCGTCGATCTGTACGAG
This region of Halalkalicoccus sp. CGA53 genomic DNA includes:
- a CDS encoding CBS domain-containing protein, with the protein product MTDIFVGRLMSSPVETVSPEASAQRAARAMVENGIGSVIVTDEADHAVGILTATDLVRLGAEGTSASEVPVSEYMSTELVTTTANASIEEAADAMIEEGFHHLPVVDETEGVIGIVTTTDLTAYLSRAETPSPS
- a CDS encoding CocE/NonD family hydrolase — its product is MASDPEYGTAVAFDRRVETRDGVSLSTDIYRPADPETGDPVEEPMPALLERTPYDKRARERVENAGRYYAERGYVVALQDVRGRYASEGEFYLLRSEAEDGADTVEWLADRPYCDGQVGTMGTSYMAWVQSALATQDPEGLAAMFVNQGAASAWEATLRHNGAFELRWLTWALTLGAPGAQRALSDPDLRRKLAATDTRDVLANGPVIEGQSPLSHLPNYERYVFDFATTEGESEFWDSPSLNFARHYDVMADVPTVYSGAWYDSYAKATVDNFAALSERTESDQFLIMGPWTHGGQSTWTRTFSGETDFGEAAVIDHLETRLRFFDHYLKGKDTWADQPPVSYFRMGTGEGGLAPGGRLSHGGEWASGEEWPLSGTEFRTYYAHGDGTLSSNRPDAEDSATAYEFDPRDPVPTIGGNCSSYYTLEPRRESIEECPLADRPTLSITGRGGHDQRTRPETFGADPPYGPLEHRSDVVAFRTAPLEAPVEIVGPIRVVVEGSTDGPDTDFTAKLIDEYPPDPEFPEGFALNLSDSICRGRYRGYRREAEFLDPGEVYEFPMEPYPTANVFGEGHRIRLDVSSSNYPRFDVNPNTGGPLYGDRAYRVATNTVYHEREHATRIELPVRSR
- a CDS encoding NAD-dependent epimerase/dehydratase family protein; its protein translation is MSSALVVGATGFVGRHVVWTLLDHGYDVAAASRGSHVFRFADPGVEAVTVDRTDPEALAAVARRVDPDVVVDCAAIHPEDVEVGVETFEGVDAYVYVSSGAAYRGRAIPKREEESPLHECTPEQAADGSMASYGPRKAEGDRIVATAAERGVAATSVRPTVVYGPQITEERADEAIGTAPWEDGIPASWAPDVSGIQGHHDYWIDRIRRSDRVVVPGDGTAIWHRAYVEDVAEAIRTVAERGRPGGAYNVGDRRVCTLEDVVVLIAEALDAEVEVVHASRRDLAGVGLSPGEFPLYHHPMTGYPHVLETCKLASLGWESTGVERAIERTVAECLRSGRPGRVDDPRREAEARLLDRLKT
- a CDS encoding M55 family metallopeptidase, with protein sequence MRVFVSADMEGVSGIATAADVVKGCEEYPPGQELLHGDVNAAVEAGAIDVVVNDAHSTMRNLDRSRLDDRAALIRGSTKPRSMVEGLCRDHDVALFVGYHAMAGTENAVLNHTFLAHELLRLRVDEDEVGELGWNARFAAALGVPVGLVTGDDATCAEASVELGEVETVAVKEGIDRFSARCRPVEECEGEIREAARRAVERAGEFTVRAPDEPTRIEADWSATNHAAHAGGLPGIERVDGRTTAVEAECYPEAFERAIAMCRAGAAGRNEFYG
- a CDS encoding agmatinase family protein, producing the protein MVDDPETESDDGSDEGTPGSAVELAYAGIGTFLKAPHRPVEALTDEEVAVLGAPYDGAVSNRPGARYGPAAIRRESGWWAYLGGYKGGLTNLQTGAEIDLSTLSIADCGDVPVFPMSHERTGEAIRRHVASVASNGTVPVVLGGDHYCTYPSFRGFAEGADHDRVGLVQIDAHSDTVVESPVFGTEFHGSSTNLIAGSDRGGYASVAQVGLRGYESPGFFVFADEVGMDVQTAREARERGIEESVRRALDAAAEGADSVYVTFDVDAVDPSAAPGTGTPVPGGLTADEALRVLETVGADERVGALDLMEVSPCYDPTGTTARLAAVLLVTALERRFAEVEG